A window of Aeromicrobium sp. A1-2 contains these coding sequences:
- a CDS encoding MCE family protein — MAIAVGLVLLLSGCTFNGIYDLPLPGNNVADDDSFVVKVDFADVLSVVPRTAVMVADVPVGQVESVSRVGWHARLTIRIRNDVVLPDNAVAEIRQTSLLGEKFVALLPPTKPTASGAEPVSTGRLGPNDLIPMDSTGRNPEIEEVLGALSFLLSGGGIGQLQTITHELNEVMEGRTGKVRDVLEQLNTLVGALDSQRGDIVKAMESINGLSKTLIAEKETIGDALDAVGPAIDVMREQHSQLVKMLSELDKLGVVGTRVVEETKDDLLAQLRHLEPVLGTLADSGDSLVPGLVAAASYPFPIDAATTIRGDFANVVFKMQINLNPVSEGGLLPTSLDELHTVCRATPLAPICGSTTGALTQLCSVIATLPLCTDPAANIAPDDGGTTPAPSEPSTTSSSPSAPASGDTGTGTGLGTSVWQRLLDGLLGGGA, encoded by the coding sequence GTGGCGATCGCAGTCGGCCTGGTGCTCCTGCTGAGCGGCTGCACGTTCAACGGCATCTACGACCTGCCCCTCCCGGGCAACAACGTGGCCGACGACGACAGCTTCGTCGTGAAGGTCGACTTCGCCGACGTGCTGAGTGTCGTCCCGCGAACTGCCGTGATGGTCGCCGATGTGCCGGTGGGTCAGGTCGAGTCCGTGAGCCGGGTCGGCTGGCACGCCCGGTTGACGATTCGCATCCGCAATGACGTCGTCCTCCCCGACAATGCGGTGGCCGAGATTCGCCAGACGAGCCTGCTCGGCGAGAAGTTCGTCGCGCTGCTCCCGCCCACGAAGCCGACGGCCTCGGGGGCCGAGCCGGTCAGCACGGGACGCCTCGGTCCCAACGACTTGATCCCGATGGACAGCACGGGCCGCAATCCCGAGATTGAAGAGGTCCTGGGAGCGTTGTCCTTCCTGCTCAGCGGCGGTGGGATCGGGCAGCTCCAGACCATCACCCACGAGCTCAACGAGGTCATGGAGGGACGCACCGGCAAGGTGCGCGATGTCCTCGAGCAGCTGAACACGCTGGTCGGAGCGCTGGACTCCCAGCGCGGCGACATCGTGAAGGCCATGGAGTCGATCAACGGATTGAGCAAGACATTGATAGCCGAGAAGGAAACCATCGGCGACGCCCTCGACGCGGTGGGGCCCGCGATCGACGTGATGCGCGAGCAGCACTCCCAGCTGGTCAAGATGTTGTCCGAGCTCGACAAGCTCGGTGTGGTCGGCACTCGGGTCGTCGAAGAGACCAAGGACGACCTCCTCGCGCAGCTGCGGCACCTCGAACCGGTGCTGGGCACGCTGGCCGATTCCGGTGACTCGCTCGTCCCGGGCCTCGTGGCAGCAGCCAGCTATCCGTTCCCGATCGACGCCGCCACGACGATCCGAGGCGACTTCGCCAACGTCGTGTTCAAGATGCAGATCAATCTCAACCCGGTGAGCGAGGGCGGGCTGCTTCCGACATCGCTCGACGAGCTCCACACGGTGTGCCGGGCGACGCCGCTCGCACCAATCTGCGGGTCGACGACCGGTGCGCTGACGCAGCTCTGCTCGGTCATCGCGACGCTGCCCCTGTGCACCGATCCGGCGGCCAACATCGCACCCGACGACGGCGGGACCACACCTGCCCCTTCGGAGCCGTCGACCACCTCCAGCTCACCCTCGGCTCCGGCGAGCGGCGACACAGGCACCGGCACCGGCCTGGGAACCTCGGTCTGGCAACGATTGCTCGATGGCCTGCTGGGAGGCGGTGCGTGA
- the pip gene encoding prolyl aminopeptidase, whose protein sequence is MRDFYPELEPFESGLLEVGDGQQIHYEVSGNPDGKPAVYLHGGPGAGSSPDQRRVFDPAEYRIVLFDQRGCGRSLPHASAPEADLSAVTTWHIVADIEALRSHLGIDTWLVCGGSWGSALALAYAEKHPERVSELVLRGIFTLRHSEVDWFYEGGAAHVYPDLWEGFVEPVPEDQRDRLVEAYSRLLNNPDPAVHVPAAKAWSRWESSTVTLLQDAAMIAQFTEDAFAVAFARIENHFFMNDGWFGDGQLIAEAARLKDIPSVIVQGRYDMCTPATTAWDLHRAWPEAEFRMIADAGHSLKEPGILDAVIEATDRFAR, encoded by the coding sequence ATGCGCGACTTCTATCCCGAGCTCGAGCCCTTCGAATCCGGCCTGCTCGAGGTCGGTGATGGCCAGCAGATCCACTACGAGGTCTCCGGCAATCCCGACGGCAAGCCTGCCGTCTATCTCCATGGCGGTCCCGGCGCGGGATCCAGCCCGGACCAGCGGCGGGTCTTCGATCCAGCGGAGTACCGCATCGTGCTGTTCGACCAACGTGGTTGTGGCCGGAGCCTGCCGCACGCCAGTGCACCGGAAGCCGATCTGAGCGCCGTCACGACGTGGCACATCGTTGCGGACATCGAGGCGCTGCGCTCCCACCTCGGCATCGACACGTGGCTCGTGTGCGGCGGCTCGTGGGGCTCGGCCCTGGCTCTGGCGTATGCGGAGAAGCACCCCGAGAGAGTCAGCGAGCTGGTCCTTCGCGGTATCTTCACGCTGCGCCACAGCGAGGTTGACTGGTTCTACGAGGGTGGGGCTGCCCACGTCTATCCAGACCTCTGGGAGGGGTTCGTCGAGCCTGTGCCCGAGGACCAGCGGGACCGGCTCGTCGAGGCGTACAGCCGCTTGCTCAACAACCCTGACCCTGCGGTGCACGTCCCTGCCGCCAAGGCGTGGTCGCGGTGGGAGTCCTCGACCGTCACTCTCCTGCAGGACGCGGCGATGATCGCGCAGTTCACCGAGGATGCGTTCGCGGTGGCCTTCGCGCGGATCGAGAACCACTTCTTCATGAACGACGGGTGGTTCGGCGACGGCCAGCTCATCGCGGAGGCGGCGAGGCTCAAGGACATCCCCAGTGTCATCGTTCAGGGCCGCTACGACATGTGCACCCCCGCGACGACGGCCTGGGACCTGCATCGGGCCTGGCCCGAGGCGGAGTTCCGGATGATCGCGGACGCCGGCCACTCCTTGAAGGAGCCCGGGATCCTCGATGCCGTCATCGAGGCTACGGATCGCTTCGCTCGGTGA
- a CDS encoding 3-oxoacyl-ACP reductase: protein MSETSLDGRVAVVTGAGAGLGRAEALAVARAGARVVLNDLPGAADETLDELTSLGAEAAIAAGDIGEASTASLIVETALQKFGSLDIVVNNAGVTRDRMLFNMSDDEFDLVVRIHLRGHFLLSRNAAAHWKRVAKETGQPVDASVINTASEAFLTGSPGQANYAAAKAGITALTLSTARGLSRIGVRANAICPRARTAMTAAVFGPDDSGSGIDPYSADHVAPLVAYLASPAARRISGQVFVVYGGMVALMAAPVVEQRFDTEGDLWSTEELDRTLGGFFVDRDPGTSFAADSILSL from the coding sequence GTGAGCGAGACCTCCCTCGACGGCCGCGTGGCCGTCGTCACGGGTGCGGGTGCCGGGCTTGGTCGCGCTGAGGCTCTCGCCGTTGCGCGTGCCGGGGCCCGGGTCGTTCTCAACGACCTGCCCGGAGCCGCCGACGAGACATTGGACGAGCTCACGTCGCTGGGCGCCGAGGCAGCCATCGCCGCCGGCGACATCGGCGAGGCGTCGACCGCGAGCCTGATCGTCGAGACCGCGCTGCAGAAGTTCGGCTCGTTGGACATCGTGGTCAACAATGCCGGTGTCACGCGCGATCGGATGCTGTTCAACATGTCTGACGACGAGTTCGATCTGGTCGTCCGCATTCATCTGCGTGGTCATTTCCTGCTCTCCCGCAACGCTGCCGCACACTGGAAGCGTGTCGCGAAGGAGACCGGCCAGCCGGTCGACGCCAGTGTGATCAACACGGCTTCTGAAGCGTTCCTCACCGGATCACCGGGTCAGGCCAACTACGCGGCAGCCAAGGCCGGCATCACCGCTCTGACTCTGTCGACCGCGCGGGGCCTGTCTCGTATCGGCGTCCGGGCGAACGCCATCTGCCCCCGCGCGCGTACGGCCATGACGGCCGCAGTGTTCGGGCCCGATGACTCGGGGAGCGGCATCGACCCGTACAGCGCCGATCATGTCGCCCCGCTGGTCGCCTACCTGGCGTCGCCGGCGGCACGTCGCATCAGCGGCCAGGTGTTCGTCGTCTACGGCGGGATGGTCGCGCTCATGGCGGCTCCCGTCGTGGAGCAGCGCTTCGACACCGAGGGTGACCTCTGGTCGACCGAGGAGCTCGATCGGACGCTCGGCGGGTTCTTCGTCGACCGCGATCCGGGCACGTCGTTCGCGGCCGACTCCATCCTTTCGCTCTGA
- a CDS encoding MCE family protein, with protein sequence MRKGIKFRLMAFALLSAVGIVYIGSSYLGVVDRLLGRGYTVHVLLPASGGLFEGSEVTYRGVKIGKVSQMVVEDDGLRVDVALQEGTRVPRDSPVSVDNLTAVGEQYLSFEPDSKQGPMLKDGDVVRGTKDSLPVAEEDLLQNLNRFISSVDGDDLNTVVGELGTMFGDNASPLRSMIDSTQLFVEAAIANEAPTIDLIRNGRTVLQTQADNSANIRAFARDLADLTDTLATSDSDFRKILKDAAPAADELNLLVTDLRTLLPEFLDPMISLSKLIDARLPALEQLLVTFPRLVAVGPSALSPGVQKFGRVHLNLNQDPPPCTQGYLPAAQWRATSKESYVPYYPAECSSGAPVNMRGMKYAPAPVDWRSQLIGGEE encoded by the coding sequence ATGAGAAAGGGAATCAAGTTCCGACTGATGGCCTTCGCGCTCCTGAGCGCGGTGGGCATCGTGTACATCGGGAGCTCATACCTCGGCGTGGTCGACCGTCTCCTCGGTCGCGGCTACACCGTGCACGTGCTCCTGCCCGCCTCGGGTGGCCTCTTCGAGGGCAGCGAAGTCACGTATCGCGGCGTCAAGATCGGCAAGGTGTCGCAGATGGTCGTCGAGGACGACGGTCTGCGCGTCGACGTGGCGCTGCAGGAAGGTACCCGCGTACCCCGCGACTCGCCCGTGAGCGTCGACAACCTCACCGCCGTGGGGGAGCAGTACCTGTCGTTCGAGCCCGATTCCAAGCAGGGCCCCATGCTGAAGGACGGCGACGTCGTGCGGGGCACCAAGGACAGCCTCCCAGTTGCCGAGGAAGACCTCCTGCAGAACCTGAATCGGTTCATCTCCAGCGTCGACGGCGATGACCTGAACACCGTCGTGGGCGAGCTTGGCACGATGTTCGGCGACAACGCGAGCCCCCTGAGGTCGATGATCGACAGCACCCAGCTGTTCGTCGAGGCGGCCATTGCCAACGAGGCGCCCACGATCGACCTGATCCGCAACGGCCGTACGGTGCTCCAGACCCAGGCAGACAACTCGGCCAACATCCGCGCCTTCGCGCGCGATCTGGCCGATCTCACCGACACCTTGGCGACATCGGACTCGGACTTCCGGAAGATCCTGAAGGACGCGGCACCGGCCGCGGACGAGCTGAACCTGCTGGTGACCGATCTGCGCACGTTGCTCCCCGAGTTCCTCGACCCCATGATCAGTCTTTCCAAGCTCATCGATGCACGCCTCCCGGCACTCGAACAGCTCCTGGTCACCTTCCCGCGGCTCGTCGCGGTCGGACCGTCGGCGCTCTCGCCGGGGGTCCAGAAGTTCGGCCGGGTCCACCTCAACCTGAACCAGGATCCGCCGCCCTGCACGCAGGGCTACCTGCCGGCCGCCCAATGGCGAGCAACGTCGAAGGAGAGCTATGTCCCCTACTACCCGGCCGAGTGCTCGTCCGGAGCTCCAGTGAACATGCGCGGCATGAAATATGCTCCGGCCCCCGTCGACTGGAGGAGTCAGCTGATCGGTGGTGAAGAGTGA
- a CDS encoding MCE family protein, whose protein sequence is MTQRSDSTHSKIGIVSIAVLLLVMVASFSLQKLPGFRGTTFHAELADASGLRTGSDVQVAGIRVGRVNKLSIGPQRVVVDFDVKGATLGASTRASVEVKSLLGDKFLNLTPAGSGSLSGGATIPLERTDVTFDIVGTLGQLTTQTEDIDKENLTTALNSLAEVMDSAAPEVKSSFTGMSRLSKTIAKRDGEIEELLARSRNVTSLLDERKGDLVVLMKQADLVFQELQQRKQAIHDLLVNANDLAVQLKGLVKDNEKQLRPTLDKMKDVLTFLHAREDQIETLIHNYGPYVNILGNVVGSGPWFDAYVPNITGIFTGEFQPTPTGGGS, encoded by the coding sequence ATGACACAGCGCAGTGATTCCACGCACTCCAAGATCGGCATCGTCAGCATCGCGGTGCTGCTGCTGGTGATGGTCGCCTCCTTCAGCCTGCAGAAGCTCCCGGGATTTCGCGGCACCACGTTCCACGCGGAGCTCGCGGACGCGAGTGGACTGCGTACGGGGTCGGACGTCCAGGTTGCCGGCATCCGCGTCGGTCGCGTCAACAAGCTCAGCATCGGCCCACAGCGCGTGGTCGTCGACTTCGACGTCAAGGGCGCCACGCTGGGCGCCTCGACCAGGGCCAGCGTCGAGGTCAAGAGCCTGCTGGGTGACAAGTTCTTGAACCTCACGCCGGCAGGCAGCGGCTCGTTGAGCGGTGGTGCCACGATCCCGCTGGAACGCACCGATGTCACGTTCGACATCGTCGGCACGCTTGGTCAGCTCACGACCCAGACCGAGGACATCGACAAGGAGAACCTGACGACGGCGTTGAACTCGCTCGCCGAGGTCATGGATTCAGCCGCACCCGAGGTCAAGTCGAGCTTCACGGGCATGTCCCGGCTCTCCAAGACGATTGCCAAGCGGGACGGCGAGATCGAGGAGCTGCTGGCGCGTTCCCGCAACGTCACGAGCCTGCTCGACGAGCGCAAGGGCGACCTCGTCGTGCTGATGAAGCAGGCCGATCTGGTCTTTCAGGAGCTGCAGCAGCGCAAACAGGCGATCCACGACCTGCTGGTCAACGCGAACGATCTGGCCGTGCAGCTGAAGGGCCTGGTCAAGGACAACGAGAAGCAGCTGCGTCCCACGCTGGACAAGATGAAGGACGTCCTGACGTTCCTTCACGCGAGAGAAGACCAGATCGAGACCCTGATCCACAACTACGGTCCGTACGTGAACATCCTGGGGAACGTCGTCGGCAGCGGCCCGTGGTTCGATGCCTACGTCCCCAACATCACCGGCATCTTCACCGGTGAGTTCCAACCCACACCAACCGGCGGTGGCTCATGA
- a CDS encoding ferredoxin, translating into MARVEVDYDACESNALCEALAPDMFMLDDDDNLQVSDPKVTDENRTRVEQAVAACPKTALRIVEDA; encoded by the coding sequence ATGGCAAGGGTTGAGGTCGACTACGACGCATGCGAGTCCAATGCGCTGTGCGAGGCGCTCGCGCCTGACATGTTCATGCTCGACGACGACGACAACCTCCAGGTCAGCGACCCGAAGGTGACCGACGAGAACCGCACTCGGGTCGAGCAGGCTGTAGCTGCCTGCCCCAAGACGGCGCTTCGCATTGTGGAGGATGCGTGA
- a CDS encoding MCE family protein, with amino-acid sequence MLVNLFHDSPREHHRLQMAGIALLASIGLLITLSIAIYDKKFVASTDVTVVADRAGLQLARFGDVRLYGALVGHVKEIDSDGERAVITVSLRPEAAEKIPADVGVRILPTTLFGQNYMELVPPTVKSSASPLADGAVIPADRVSTNVELQSILADLFPLLRSVKPADLNATLYALAHALQGKGSQIGDTLESLDGYLTEINREVPTLRTDLQLLSEVSQTYKLAAPDLVRLLRSATVTANTVTQRENDLVRSLSSLTGLASISRVTLAENEKDLILQGKAGRPLLALLDTYSPEVPCLLTGLDRQIDDTKNVFQDNMIHQTVELGAPQRPAYTADDAPSYGEVGRGPWCLGLPDDYPIPAKYLPLNDGSNRDELDGGIK; translated from the coding sequence ATGTTGGTCAATCTCTTTCACGACTCCCCACGCGAGCACCACCGGCTCCAGATGGCCGGAATTGCCCTGCTCGCGTCGATCGGGCTCCTGATCACGTTGTCGATCGCGATCTACGACAAGAAGTTCGTCGCGAGCACCGACGTCACGGTCGTGGCGGATCGCGCCGGCCTGCAGCTCGCCCGCTTCGGTGACGTGCGGCTGTACGGCGCGCTGGTCGGTCACGTGAAGGAGATCGACAGCGACGGCGAACGCGCCGTCATCACGGTGTCGTTGCGTCCCGAGGCCGCCGAGAAGATCCCTGCTGACGTCGGCGTGCGGATCCTGCCGACGACGCTGTTCGGCCAGAACTACATGGAGCTCGTGCCGCCCACCGTGAAGTCGTCGGCAAGCCCCCTGGCCGATGGTGCGGTCATCCCGGCTGACCGGGTGTCGACGAACGTCGAGCTGCAGAGCATCCTTGCCGATCTGTTCCCGCTGCTGAGGTCGGTCAAGCCGGCCGATCTGAATGCCACGCTCTATGCACTTGCACACGCACTGCAGGGCAAGGGAAGCCAGATCGGCGACACGCTGGAGTCGTTGGACGGCTACCTCACCGAGATCAATCGAGAAGTCCCCACGCTGCGCACCGATCTGCAGTTGCTGTCGGAGGTGTCGCAGACCTACAAGCTGGCCGCGCCCGATCTCGTCCGGCTGCTGCGCAGTGCGACCGTGACCGCCAACACCGTGACCCAGCGCGAGAACGACCTCGTGAGGTCGCTCAGCAGTCTCACCGGCCTGGCCAGCATCTCCCGGGTCACCCTGGCCGAGAACGAGAAGGACCTCATCCTCCAGGGGAAGGCAGGGCGGCCGCTGCTGGCCCTGCTGGACACTTACTCGCCGGAGGTGCCGTGCCTGTTGACGGGTCTGGACCGACAGATCGACGACACCAAGAACGTCTTCCAGGACAACATGATCCACCAGACGGTTGAGCTCGGGGCGCCGCAGCGACCCGCCTACACCGCTGACGATGCTCCGTCCTACGGCGAGGTCGGCCGCGGGCCGTGGTGCCTGGGTCTGCCGGACGACTATCCGATTCCGGCGAAGTACTTGCCGTTGAACGACGGATCCAACCGCGACGAGCTGGACGGGGGAATCAAGTGA
- a CDS encoding MCE family protein, whose translation MRDWRSTPKMAIVAGVGAVLMLAYLILPGDGPRTVTAHFDRAIAVYPGTDLRVMGVRVGVVTAVVPDGNSVRVEMTYDREYTLPADAKAAVVTPTLVADRYVQVFPAYDGGKAMSDRGDIPLDRTQTPIELDRMYKALDDLAVTLGPKSGSTSGALNNLLSASAKALDGNGAVGSKAIRNMSAAAEVFASNRGPLFDNVRSLAEITDTLAKNDTIVQSFLKDLTGVSGQLAGERDELADVLKALAQVLGTVEGFVHDNRKTLSTDLELLTSLLDRVDNQKDALGLVVQKGALAMGNLALAFDPSTGTYGSRVQVAPGLQFRPDQFVCQTLTNDGVPEEVCDVLTNLLQPLLPNTSGMQAPSVPSDPGTSPDTSAPAVTPDSLLSGVTDGPPTLLSLLGGDLL comes from the coding sequence ATGAGGGACTGGAGATCGACGCCCAAGATGGCGATCGTTGCCGGTGTCGGCGCCGTGCTGATGCTCGCCTACCTGATCCTTCCCGGAGACGGACCGCGCACCGTCACGGCGCACTTCGACCGCGCGATCGCTGTCTACCCGGGCACTGATCTTCGGGTCATGGGTGTGCGGGTCGGTGTCGTGACGGCCGTCGTCCCGGACGGCAACAGCGTCCGCGTCGAGATGACCTATGACCGCGAGTACACGCTGCCGGCCGATGCCAAGGCTGCTGTCGTGACGCCGACCCTGGTCGCCGACCGCTACGTGCAGGTCTTCCCGGCGTACGACGGTGGGAAGGCCATGTCGGATCGCGGTGACATCCCCCTGGATCGCACGCAGACCCCGATCGAGCTCGACCGGATGTACAAGGCATTGGACGATCTCGCGGTGACTCTGGGGCCCAAGTCGGGCTCGACCAGTGGAGCGCTCAACAACCTGCTCTCGGCGAGTGCCAAGGCCCTCGACGGCAATGGCGCAGTCGGGTCCAAGGCCATCCGCAACATGTCGGCCGCGGCAGAGGTGTTCGCGAGCAATCGTGGACCGCTGTTCGACAACGTGCGCTCGCTCGCCGAGATCACCGACACGCTCGCCAAGAACGACACGATCGTCCAAAGCTTCCTCAAGGATCTCACCGGTGTGTCCGGACAGCTGGCCGGCGAGCGTGACGAGCTGGCCGATGTCCTCAAGGCGCTTGCCCAGGTGCTCGGAACCGTCGAGGGGTTCGTCCATGACAACCGCAAGACCCTCAGCACCGACCTCGAGCTGTTGACCAGCCTGCTCGACCGGGTCGACAACCAGAAGGATGCGCTCGGTTTGGTGGTCCAGAAGGGCGCCCTGGCGATGGGCAACCTCGCACTGGCCTTCGATCCCTCCACCGGCACCTACGGCTCCCGCGTGCAGGTCGCCCCTGGCCTCCAGTTCCGTCCGGACCAGTTCGTGTGCCAGACGCTGACCAACGACGGCGTTCCCGAAGAGGTCTGTGATGTCCTCACGAACCTCCTGCAGCCGTTGCTTCCCAACACCTCCGGCATGCAGGCTCCGTCCGTTCCGTCGGACCCCGGAACATCTCCGGACACGTCGGCGCCGGCGGTCACGCCGGACTCGCTGCTGTCCGGCGTGACGGACGGACCTCCGACGCTGCTCTCGCTGCTCGGCGGTGATCTGCTGTGA
- a CDS encoding MCE family protein — MNSRDTAFTLVAIRFGIFTIVSFLVTGMLVAIMGGFGLGSQTEYKAIFSSASEIAAGDDVRIAGVVVGKVKDVKIYQRKNALVTFKVKDDVPLTKESEANIRFLNLIGSRYMSLSEGDSGAPRLAPGSTMPMSRTTPSLNLTDLFQGFQPLFAALQPEDVNKLSLNLVRVLQGEGGTVQELLASTASLTNTLADRDQLVGEVITNLSTLMGTVDDHHQELDTLIVSMREWFGDLAKDRKVIGSSLTNISDLTQSVADLLTSGRPLLKADVAELRRLFTVLAEPDNKAYLDRTLDLLPDMLSKQTRIGVYGSWYNYYLCEFHGGVILPSVVMNSLPESAQQALADFSLYSKAKRCQS, encoded by the coding sequence GTGAACAGTCGCGACACGGCCTTCACCCTCGTGGCCATCCGGTTCGGCATCTTCACGATCGTCTCGTTCCTCGTGACGGGCATGTTGGTCGCGATCATGGGCGGCTTCGGCCTGGGATCGCAGACCGAGTACAAGGCGATCTTCTCGAGCGCCTCCGAGATCGCTGCCGGCGACGATGTGCGCATCGCGGGTGTCGTGGTCGGCAAGGTCAAGGACGTCAAGATCTATCAGCGCAAGAACGCCCTGGTGACCTTCAAGGTCAAGGACGACGTCCCGCTGACGAAGGAGTCGGAGGCGAACATCCGGTTCCTCAACCTGATCGGCTCCCGATACATGTCGCTGTCCGAGGGCGACAGCGGCGCACCACGACTGGCACCAGGTTCCACGATGCCGATGTCGCGCACGACCCCCTCGCTCAACCTGACCGATCTGTTCCAGGGCTTCCAGCCGCTGTTCGCGGCTCTGCAGCCCGAAGACGTCAACAAGCTCTCGCTCAACCTGGTTCGCGTGCTGCAGGGTGAGGGCGGCACGGTCCAGGAGCTGCTCGCGAGCACCGCTTCGTTGACGAACACGCTGGCCGATCGCGATCAGCTGGTCGGCGAGGTCATCACCAACCTGAGCACGCTGATGGGCACGGTCGATGATCACCACCAGGAGCTGGACACCCTCATCGTCAGCATGCGGGAGTGGTTCGGCGACCTGGCCAAGGACCGCAAGGTGATCGGCTCGTCCCTGACCAACATCTCGGACCTGACCCAGTCGGTGGCCGATCTGCTGACCAGCGGCCGGCCACTACTCAAGGCCGACGTCGCCGAGCTGCGTCGCCTCTTCACGGTGCTGGCCGAGCCGGACAACAAGGCCTACCTGGACCGCACCCTCGACCTCCTGCCGGACATGCTCTCGAAGCAGACTCGGATCGGCGTGTACGGATCCTGGTACAACTACTACCTCTGCGAGTTCCACGGCGGCGTGATCCTTCCGAGTGTCGTGATGAACTCGTTGCCCGAAAGTGCGCAGCAGGCACTGGCCGACTTCTCGCTGTACAGCAAGGCGAAGAGGTGCCAGTCATGA
- a CDS encoding SDR family NAD(P)-dependent oxidoreductase produces the protein MNRLDGKHAIITGGAQGQGEAIARAFVREGARVVIADVADEAGSALAADLGDAAVFIHHDVSDAASWDRLVPEAESHLGAPVDVLVNNAGILRFGEVDTMPMDDFDLLLNVNQRGCFLGMRAVAPAMKQGRRGSIINCSSVEGLAGMASLTAYTGTKFAIRGMTKAAAVELGAFGVRVNSVHPGMIDTPMTQAHGGDAAMEWGATRVPLERVGTPEDIAPLYVYLASDESGYTTGGEFAVDGGVTATHSFYPGNSGRGGA, from the coding sequence ATGAACCGACTGGACGGCAAGCACGCCATCATCACCGGTGGCGCCCAAGGACAAGGCGAGGCGATCGCGCGGGCGTTCGTTCGCGAAGGCGCCAGGGTCGTCATCGCCGATGTCGCCGACGAGGCCGGATCGGCACTCGCCGCCGACCTGGGAGACGCAGCAGTCTTCATCCATCACGATGTGAGTGACGCTGCATCGTGGGACCGACTCGTGCCCGAGGCCGAGTCGCACCTCGGCGCGCCCGTGGACGTCCTGGTCAACAACGCCGGCATCCTGCGGTTCGGCGAGGTCGACACGATGCCGATGGACGACTTCGACCTGCTCCTCAACGTCAACCAGCGTGGCTGCTTCCTGGGAATGCGGGCCGTCGCACCGGCGATGAAGCAGGGCCGTCGAGGTTCGATCATCAACTGCTCCTCGGTGGAGGGACTGGCAGGAATGGCCTCGCTGACGGCCTACACCGGCACCAAGTTCGCGATTCGCGGCATGACGAAGGCTGCTGCGGTCGAGCTGGGCGCGTTCGGGGTGCGAGTGAACTCGGTGCACCCCGGCATGATCGACACGCCCATGACCCAGGCCCACGGCGGCGATGCGGCGATGGAGTGGGGCGCGACCCGCGTGCCCCTGGAGCGAGTCGGAACGCCCGAAGACATCGCACCGCTCTACGTGTACCTGGCCAGTGATGAGAGCGGCTACACGACAGGTGGTGAGTTCGCGGTCGACGGTGGCGTGACGGCCACCCACTCCTTCTATCCGGGCAACAGCGGTCGAGGCGGCGCCTGA
- a CDS encoding ABC transporter permease — MSAVGDIGISFLKSRRLALETLGDQLLFYVKALAWTPRALRLYRREIASTLAEVVFGVGALSVIAGTVGVIAFLAFFAGTEVGLQGYASLSQIGVAKFTAFISAYFNTREVAPLVSAIALAATVGCGYTARLGSMRISEEIDALEVMGIPSLPFLVTTRMIAGFIAVIPLYAVALLASYLSPRLITTMIYGESVGTYDHYFRQFLPPIDVLWSFGKLLVLAILIILIHCYYGFTASGGPAGVGVAVGRAIRTSIVTVVVANFFLTFAIWGSTTTVRITG; from the coding sequence ATGAGCGCCGTGGGAGACATCGGAATCTCGTTCCTCAAGTCGAGGCGACTGGCACTGGAGACGCTCGGCGACCAACTGCTGTTCTACGTCAAGGCACTGGCCTGGACACCGCGCGCGCTGCGCCTCTACCGCCGCGAGATCGCCAGCACGCTGGCCGAGGTGGTCTTCGGTGTAGGTGCCCTCTCAGTCATCGCCGGCACGGTCGGCGTCATCGCGTTCCTGGCCTTCTTCGCCGGGACAGAGGTCGGCCTGCAGGGTTATGCGTCGCTGAGCCAGATCGGCGTGGCCAAGTTCACCGCCTTCATCTCGGCCTACTTCAACACCCGCGAAGTGGCACCGCTGGTGTCGGCGATCGCGCTGGCTGCCACGGTCGGTTGCGGGTACACCGCCCGGCTCGGCTCGATGCGCATCTCCGAGGAGATCGACGCGCTCGAGGTCATGGGCATCCCGTCGCTGCCGTTCCTGGTCACGACGCGGATGATCGCCGGATTCATCGCGGTGATCCCGCTGTACGCCGTGGCGCTCCTGGCCTCCTACCTGTCGCCCCGGCTGATCACCACCATGATCTACGGGGAGTCCGTGGGCACCTACGACCACTACTTCCGACAATTCCTGCCACCCATCGATGTCCTGTGGTCATTCGGCAAGCTGCTGGTTCTGGCCATCCTGATCATCCTGATCCACTGCTACTACGGCTTCACCGCGTCGGGCGGCCCGGCCGGCGTCGGCGTGGCGGTCGGCCGTGCGATCCGGACGTCGATCGTCACGGTGGTCGTCGCCAACTTCTTCCTGACCTTCGCGATCTGGGGATCCACCACTACCGTCCGAATAACGGGGTAG